The segment AAAGCAAACATCTTTGTCGCTGCCTTAAACATGGCAGCTGTACAGAAAGCAAAGATGTCCAcgtctgaaaataaaatgttttatttaataattaactTCAATTTAATAAGAAAGGTAGAGAGCCATGGTGGTGTcagacagacaagcagaaaAGGTACAGGGGACACTCTGACTCTTACTCAAAGATGTTTGCTGTTGCCACAACACTGTATTTCCCACTTTTAAAGTAACAGCTAATGCCCCCCACACTCCAGGGTAAAACCCCTCCCATGCCAAAGCAGTTCTCCAGAGAACATCTTTCACAGTACCGTTGCACTGTTAGAGTAGATCTTCGCAGTCAGTTTGAAGATGACATGAAGGTGAGTACATCAGTTAACATCAGGGTTaacctttagaccttcaggtATGTTGATGCAAATTCATGTgcacagctttttttattttatttcaaacattatATCAATATCATATCAAATAGAATTCCATTTTGTGTTTACCTTTATACTCATTTCACCAAATCAGCAGACATAATTGGCCTTATTGGCATTATCTCCTGAAGCGCTGATGTTGTCTAGCTCTGTATCTCTCTGTCACTTCAGACTTATTGAGAAGCGACAGGCCAATGGAGAAACCATCGAGTTATCTGTGGAGGGCCGCCcagagctggtggaggagaaggagctgcCGGTGGTGGACTGTACCTGCTTTGGTTTGCCAAGACGGTACATTATCGCCATCCTGTCTGGCCTGGGATTTTGCATCTCTTTTGGCATCCGATGCAACCTGGGTGTGGCCATCGTAAGCATGGTCAATGACCACACAGTCTACAAAGGCAACAAGGAAGTGCTGGTGGTAAGTGGCACATCAAAAATGAAAGCTTTGCACCTTCACTGAATCTGTGATTCTGTCTTTGGCAAGGTCTCCATCTCATGCTGAAGGGTGCTGGataaaacaggttttatttaagattatttatttacctcTCAATTTTGAAATTTTCATCTTTATCACAACAGCGTTGGGCCTTTGATGATATTTGGCAACTATCCTGATTGAGGTTATCGTctcattttttacatttgtatatttgcgtttggttttttttcctctttccaggCTGCACAGTTCACCTGGGACCCTGAAACAGTGGGGATGATCCACGGTTCCTTCTTCTGGGGCTACATCGTCACACAGATCCCGGGTGGCTTTATATGTCAAAAATTTGCAGCCAACAGGTGAATGTCTTCAAATTGACGTCATCTCCAGTACGGAAAGGATATTGCTGAAGATGCTGAGTTCTTTGTTATAATCTGGTTGATTAGGTAACATTATTAGTTAAGTTATTGTGAAAGTTATTAAACCTAATTTATGCAGTTCCCAACCAAGAAGCCAAATCAAGTCAAATGCACATTACGAAAAGACTGTTGTACTGATAATGACTTAACCTTGGACTAAAGCAGCATACAGCAAAGCTTTATCTTTATGTAGCATGCCGGTTGTTATTTGTGAACATTTGGTCATCTTGTTTATCGTTTGTGTGTTTAAGAGTATTTGGCTTTGCCATAGTAGCCACGTCCACCCTCAACATGCTGATTCCATCTGCTGCTCGCTGCCATTACAGCTGTGTCATCCTGGTCAGGATATGCCAGGGCCTTGTCGAGGTACAGCCTGTTTCTCTGTGCACGTGCCCCTACCTACATGATGAGTGTTTAACTGGCTGTATTTTGTCCTTCAGGGTGTATCGTACCCAGCCTGTCATGGGATCTGGGCCAAGTGGGCGCCTCCTTTGGAGAGAAGCCGATTAGCCACAACAGCCTTTTGTGGTAAAGTTTCACAGATTCACAGATTTCCCCAAAATTCATTATCCATAATACTTTGGTATCTCCACTAGAAAAtatgtcttttctttgtgtttgattcATCCATAGGATCCTATGCAGGGGCTGTGGTGGCCATGCCTTTAGCTGGGATACTGGTGCAATACACTGGGTGGCCTTCAGTATTCTACGTATATGGTTAGTATccttattttgaaatatgtgtTGGCTCACTTCTGCACAATGGCCAAGTAATAGTGAAGTACATGGACTAGGACTCTCAAATACGTTACGTCAAATTACGTCAAATGCGTTTTCAGTGTAAACATGTTTGACCATGAGTTCTTgcaagctttttattttattttatttttttttatttttatttttatttttattttattagcttTGTTGGTCATTcatcatctttctctctgtatgattctttctctctctctcactccgtACCTTTGCCTGTGTCTTCTGCCTCTTTTCCGCTTCATCTCCCAGGCAGCTTTGGGATATTCTGGTATTTGTTCTGGATTCTGGTGTCGTATGAGAGTCCCGCAGTGCATCCCACCATCTctccagaggagaggaaatacATTGAAGAGGCAATTGGGGAGTCGGCAGCATTTCTCAATCCTCTTCAAGTATGACACTTTATTAGTTCAAGCTATACAagacatgtatgtgtgtgtttatacgtAGTCGATGCATCCAAATAATACCTTCTTCTGGTTTTGGTGGCAGAAATTTAAAACTCCATGGAGACACTTCTTCACCTCCATGCCCGTCTATGCCATCATTGTGGCTAACTTCTGCAGGAGCTGGACCTTCTACCTACTGCTCATCAGCCAGCCAGCCTACTTTGAAGAAGTCTTTGGCTTTGAGATCAGCAAGGTGAGATCATATCATCCTTATACACCGATCAGCCATAACGTCTTTTATTGAACCCATCTCACAACTGCAGTCTCCTACTCATTTCATTGCAGAGGTTAGGTG is part of the Echeneis naucrates chromosome 8, fEcheNa1.1, whole genome shotgun sequence genome and harbors:
- the slc17a7a gene encoding solute carrier family 17 member 7a; protein product: MEIRPDRFKAAAGKTLGKIHRLIEKRQANGETIELSVEGRPELVEEKELPVVDCTCFGLPRRYIIAILSGLGFCISFGIRCNLGVAIVSMVNDHTVYKGNKEVLVAAQFTWDPETVGMIHGSFFWGYIVTQIPGGFICQKFAANRVFGFAIVATSTLNMLIPSAARCHYSCVILVRICQGLVEGVSYPACHGIWAKWAPPLERSRLATTAFCGSYAGAVVAMPLAGILVQYTGWPSVFYVYGSFGIFWYLFWILVSYESPAVHPTISPEERKYIEEAIGESAAFLNPLQKFKTPWRHFFTSMPVYAIIVANFCRSWTFYLLLISQPAYFEEVFGFEISKVGLVSALPHLVMTIIVPIGGQLADYLRSHNLMSTTNVRKMMNCGGFGMEATLLLVVGYSHTKGVAISFLVLAVGFSGFAISGFNVNHLDIAPRYASILMGISNGVGTLSGMVCPLIVGAMTKHKTREEWQGVFLIASLVHYGGVIFYGIFASGEKQAWADIEDTSEEKCGIIDEDELANETEELYHGGGQYGAISQPVVGSNGGGAGGGGAGPGWVSDWDKSEEYVQPPGYNSYMYGGEEERELT